The following proteins are co-located in the Microbacterium sp. Clip185 genome:
- a CDS encoding alpha/beta hydrolase family esterase, which produces MTENRTSLRRGLAVTAVAVAALAAAGCAADTAPQAAPTPSASCAPAWEPGRTDLDYTFEGAERHVSVFMPEGADPAAAVFALHGSNNNVDLILGVSELQQTAAEEGFVLVVPQGSVPGNADGLWAWNVPGVVTTAEVGTPTESADDVNFLADLVDRVKTEGCVDDVFATGYSGGGRMISATACERPGLFDAIAPVDGLRAGVPTEQSDGSWAPDPATCDPASGTPVLSFAGTADPINPYDGGGAGYWQYGVQTAVERWAAIDGCGEPSVDAPTAGVSVTTYADCAAGPVVSYVIDGMGHTWPGRALETQAGYASVLGATTDLVDANAVMWDFFSAQLS; this is translated from the coding sequence ATGACCGAGAACCGCACGTCACTGCGTCGCGGCCTGGCGGTGACCGCCGTTGCGGTGGCCGCGCTCGCCGCGGCCGGATGCGCCGCCGACACCGCACCGCAAGCCGCGCCGACGCCGTCGGCGTCCTGTGCGCCGGCGTGGGAGCCGGGGCGCACGGATCTGGACTACACGTTCGAGGGTGCCGAGCGTCATGTCTCGGTGTTCATGCCGGAGGGAGCCGACCCGGCTGCGGCCGTGTTCGCGCTCCACGGTTCCAACAACAACGTTGATCTGATCCTCGGCGTCAGCGAACTGCAGCAGACCGCCGCCGAGGAGGGCTTCGTCCTCGTCGTGCCGCAGGGGTCGGTGCCGGGCAACGCCGACGGCCTCTGGGCGTGGAACGTCCCCGGTGTCGTGACGACCGCCGAGGTGGGCACGCCGACCGAGAGTGCCGACGATGTGAACTTCCTGGCCGACCTCGTCGACCGGGTCAAGACCGAGGGGTGCGTGGACGACGTGTTCGCGACGGGGTACTCGGGCGGCGGGCGCATGATCTCGGCGACCGCGTGCGAACGGCCCGGGCTGTTCGATGCCATCGCCCCCGTCGACGGTCTGCGCGCCGGGGTGCCGACCGAGCAGAGCGACGGCAGCTGGGCGCCGGATCCCGCGACGTGCGACCCTGCGTCGGGAACGCCCGTGCTGAGCTTCGCGGGCACGGCGGATCCGATCAACCCCTATGACGGCGGCGGTGCGGGGTACTGGCAGTACGGCGTGCAGACCGCCGTCGAACGGTGGGCTGCGATCGACGGATGCGGAGAGCCGAGCGTCGATGCCCCGACCGCGGGCGTGAGCGTCACGACCTACGCCGACTGCGCAGCGGGCCCGGTGGTGTCGTACGTCATCGACGGCATGGGACACACCTGGCCCGGGCGCGCGCTCGAGACCCAGGCGGGCTACGCCTCGGTGCTCGGCGCCACCACCGATCTCGTCGACGCGAACGCCGTCATGTGGGACTTCTTCTCGGCGCAGCTGAGCTGA
- a CDS encoding NAD(+) synthase: MSTHLPFTNPYRHGFARVAAVTIPVSVADPATNAEAVLAEARACHDDGVAVALFPELSLSGYAIEDLVLQDPLLDAVVAAIEQLVAASVDLRPVLVVGAPLVHGNRLYNCAVVIHRGEILGVAPKSMLPTYREFYERRWYAPGDDQRGGDIRIGDLYAPFGPDLLFEALDVEGLVVHAEVCEDMWVPVPPSSEAALAGATVLLNLSGSPITIARADDRKLLSQSQSLRCLAAYAYAAAGQGESTNDVSWDGQTMIYEGGQLLVETDRFPDAARRSIADVDLDRLRQDRLRQGTFDDNRRSLTERVGAFRTIHFRLDPPAELTGLRRPVARFPFVPADPARLAQDCYEAFSIQVSGLEQRMRAIGSPRPVIGVSGGLDSTHALLVVARAMDRMGRPRSEIFAYTMPGFATGDGTKSNAIELAEAIGATIETIDIRPAATEILRGIGHPAAEGEPLYDVTYENVQAGVRTDLLFRLANRHGGIVIGTSDLSELALGWATYGVGDQMSHYAVNAGVPKTLIQHLIRWVIADGVGIDERTAAVLQAVLDTEISPELVPAGEDGKVQSTEDAIGPYALHDFTLFHILRFGMRPSKIAYLAEVAFADAEGGLWPAGFPDDERYAYDRETIVQWLRVFLRRYFGFAQFKRTAIPNGPKVSPAGSLSPRGDWRAPSDGNAAAWLSELDAALEA; encoded by the coding sequence GTGAGCACGCACCTGCCCTTCACGAACCCCTACCGGCACGGCTTCGCCCGGGTCGCCGCCGTCACGATCCCGGTGAGCGTGGCCGACCCTGCGACGAACGCCGAGGCCGTGCTCGCCGAGGCGCGCGCCTGCCATGACGACGGCGTGGCCGTCGCGCTCTTTCCGGAGCTGAGCCTCAGCGGCTACGCCATCGAGGATCTCGTGCTGCAGGACCCGCTGCTGGATGCTGTGGTGGCGGCCATCGAGCAGCTCGTCGCCGCATCCGTGGACCTGCGCCCCGTCCTGGTCGTCGGCGCGCCGCTGGTCCATGGCAACAGGCTGTACAACTGTGCGGTCGTCATCCACCGCGGCGAGATCCTCGGCGTCGCGCCCAAGTCGATGCTGCCGACCTACCGCGAGTTCTACGAGCGCCGCTGGTACGCGCCGGGCGACGACCAGCGCGGCGGCGACATCCGCATCGGCGACCTCTACGCCCCTTTCGGCCCCGATCTGCTGTTCGAGGCATTGGACGTGGAGGGACTCGTCGTACACGCCGAGGTCTGCGAGGACATGTGGGTTCCCGTGCCGCCCTCATCCGAGGCCGCCCTCGCAGGGGCCACGGTGCTGCTGAACCTCAGCGGCAGCCCGATCACGATCGCCCGCGCCGATGACCGCAAGCTGCTCTCGCAGTCCCAGTCGCTGCGCTGCCTCGCTGCCTACGCCTATGCCGCGGCGGGCCAGGGCGAGTCGACGAACGACGTCTCCTGGGACGGCCAGACCATGATCTACGAGGGCGGCCAGCTGCTCGTCGAGACCGATCGGTTCCCGGACGCTGCGCGCCGCAGCATCGCCGACGTCGATCTGGACCGCCTGCGCCAGGACCGCCTTCGTCAGGGCACCTTCGACGACAACCGCCGCTCCCTCACCGAGCGCGTGGGCGCATTCCGCACGATCCACTTCCGTCTGGACCCCCCGGCCGAGCTCACAGGGCTACGCCGGCCCGTCGCACGGTTCCCCTTCGTCCCGGCCGACCCCGCCCGCCTCGCCCAGGACTGCTACGAGGCCTTCAGCATCCAGGTGTCCGGCCTCGAGCAGCGGATGCGGGCGATCGGATCCCCGCGCCCTGTCATCGGCGTATCGGGAGGCCTCGACTCCACCCACGCGCTCCTGGTCGTCGCCCGCGCGATGGATCGGATGGGGCGCCCGCGCAGCGAGATCTTCGCGTACACGATGCCCGGCTTCGCGACCGGCGACGGCACCAAGTCGAACGCGATCGAGCTCGCCGAGGCGATCGGCGCGACGATCGAGACGATCGACATCCGCCCTGCCGCCACCGAGATCCTGCGCGGGATCGGCCACCCCGCAGCGGAGGGCGAACCCCTCTACGACGTCACCTACGAGAACGTGCAGGCGGGGGTCCGCACCGACCTGCTGTTCCGCCTCGCGAACCGGCACGGCGGCATCGTCATCGGAACCTCGGACCTGTCCGAGCTGGCGCTCGGCTGGGCCACGTACGGCGTCGGCGACCAAATGAGCCACTACGCCGTCAACGCCGGGGTCCCCAAGACGCTGATCCAGCACCTCATCCGATGGGTGATCGCAGACGGCGTCGGCATCGACGAGCGCACCGCCGCCGTGCTGCAGGCGGTTCTGGACACCGAGATCAGCCCCGAGCTCGTGCCCGCCGGCGAGGACGGCAAGGTGCAGTCGACCGAGGACGCCATCGGCCCGTACGCCCTCCACGACTTCACGCTGTTCCACATCCTGCGTTTCGGGATGCGGCCGTCGAAGATCGCGTATCTCGCCGAGGTCGCCTTCGCCGACGCGGAGGGGGGACTGTGGCCGGCGGGCTTCCCCGACGACGAGCGGTACGCCTACGACCGCGAGACGATCGTGCAGTGGCTGCGGGTCTTCCTCAGGCGCTACTTCGGCTTCGCGCAGTTCAAGCGCACCGCGATCCCCAACGGCCCGAAAGTCTCGCCTGCGGGATCGCTGTCGCCGCGCGGCGACTGGCGAGCGCCGAGCGACGGGAACGCCGCCGCGTGGCTCAGCGAGCTGGACGCCGCCCTCGAGGCCTGA
- a CDS encoding alpha/beta fold hydrolase, with product MIEPTSPLFDGITARQVDTARISARVLLRDGDRSDTPAERTVVLLHGLLSSSLIWQEFMEDLPSDLRVVAVDLRGFGGTESLPVDATRGVGDFADDLHAVLDALEIRAAHLVGTDLGASVAAQYTLDGHGALSLTLQAPISPYGLGGTRLDGSRLTDDGAGTGAATANAEFVRRLTARDKSDESPASPRNVFRAEFVSEAYRTAREDVWVDAMLSTSTAGGNYPGDTVSSPNWPGAASGDLGVLNALAPAHFDQSALAHLGARTPVLWIHGELDAIISDASFLDPAHLGSLGILPDWPGEADAPSQPMVSQTRAVLDADAATGADVRELVVEGAGHLVHLERPAAVRQALLEVIGYIGHAPNPAPPTETIVLKSSD from the coding sequence ATGATCGAACCCACCAGCCCCCTGTTCGACGGCATCACCGCCCGACAGGTGGACACAGCACGTATCTCCGCGCGCGTTCTGCTGCGCGACGGCGATCGCAGCGACACACCCGCCGAGCGCACGGTGGTTCTCCTGCACGGCCTGTTGTCGTCGTCGCTGATCTGGCAGGAGTTCATGGAGGATCTTCCGAGCGACCTGCGCGTCGTCGCGGTCGACCTGCGCGGGTTCGGCGGCACGGAGTCGCTGCCGGTCGATGCCACCCGCGGGGTCGGGGACTTCGCCGACGACCTGCACGCCGTGCTCGACGCCCTCGAGATCCGCGCGGCGCACCTCGTCGGCACCGATCTCGGCGCATCGGTCGCGGCGCAGTACACGCTCGACGGGCATGGTGCCCTGTCGCTGACGCTGCAGGCTCCTATCTCCCCCTACGGGCTGGGCGGCACCCGCCTCGACGGCAGCCGCCTCACCGATGACGGCGCGGGAACCGGCGCCGCGACCGCGAATGCGGAGTTCGTGCGCCGGCTGACCGCCCGCGACAAGAGCGACGAGTCGCCCGCCTCGCCGCGGAACGTCTTCCGCGCCGAGTTCGTCTCGGAGGCGTATCGGACGGCCCGCGAGGATGTCTGGGTCGACGCGATGCTCTCCACCTCCACCGCCGGCGGCAACTACCCGGGCGACACCGTGTCGAGCCCGAACTGGCCGGGAGCCGCATCCGGCGATCTCGGCGTGCTCAACGCGCTCGCCCCGGCCCACTTCGACCAGTCAGCGCTCGCGCACCTCGGCGCACGCACCCCGGTGCTGTGGATCCACGGCGAGCTGGATGCGATCATCTCCGATGCCTCGTTCCTCGACCCGGCCCACCTCGGCTCGCTCGGCATCCTGCCCGACTGGCCGGGTGAGGCCGACGCGCCGAGCCAGCCCATGGTGTCGCAGACCAGGGCCGTCCTGGATGCGGACGCCGCGACCGGTGCCGACGTGCGTGAGTTGGTCGTCGAGGGCGCCGGTCACCTCGTTCACCTCGAGCGCCCGGCCGCCGTGCGCCAGGCGCTGCTGGAGGTCATCGGATACATCGGGCACGCCCCGAACCCGGCGCCTCCCACCGAGACCATCGTGCTCAAGTCCTCGGACTGA
- the tadA gene encoding tRNA adenosine(34) deaminase TadA, whose product MNLPTRTADEAAMTRALMLAQHASADGDVPVGAVVLDADGRTVAEARNERELTGDPTGHAEVLALRRAAASIGSWNLSGCTLVVTLEPCVMCAGAILQARIDRVVFGAWDDKAGAAGSMYDLLRDRRLPYRVEVVGGVAEQAASAQLQAFFTARR is encoded by the coding sequence GTGAATCTGCCCACCCGAACCGCGGACGAGGCTGCCATGACGCGGGCTTTGATGCTGGCGCAGCACGCCTCCGCGGACGGCGACGTGCCCGTCGGTGCAGTGGTTCTCGATGCGGACGGGCGGACGGTCGCCGAGGCGCGCAACGAGCGCGAGCTCACGGGCGACCCCACCGGCCACGCCGAGGTCCTGGCGTTGCGGCGGGCGGCCGCATCCATCGGGTCCTGGAACCTCAGCGGCTGCACCCTTGTGGTGACGCTCGAGCCGTGCGTCATGTGCGCGGGCGCGATCCTGCAGGCGCGCATCGACCGGGTCGTCTTCGGTGCGTGGGACGACAAGGCGGGAGCAGCGGGGTCCATGTACGACCTGCTGCGCGATCGTCGCCTGCCCTATCGCGTCGAGGTCGTCGGTGGGGTCGCTGAGCAGGCCGCATCCGCGCAGCTGCAGGCGTTCTTCACAGCGCGTCGCTGA
- a CDS encoding magnesium and cobalt transport protein CorA: MTLIDNAIYVQGHRVETPRSLDETYELLDAHDGFAWIGMYRPGPAELASVAGEFGLHPLAVEDALQGHQRSKVERYGDTLFVVLRPAHYDDELEHVDFGELHLFVGPRFVVTIRHAESPNLAAVRQRLERQPELLELGPEAVLYAILDRVVDEYEPVVAGIENDIDEIEDQLFGDSDDDALSRRIYELFGEVISFGRAVQPMAGMLEWLRRGYEKYDVDLEVQRNLRDVLDHVIRIADRIEGFRALLDKALTVHSALVARRQTEASLAQNDEIKKISSWAAIIFAPGLIAGIYGMNFENMPELHWEYGYPLAVGGMGVFAVALWVIFRKKKWL, translated from the coding sequence ATGACCCTGATCGACAACGCCATCTACGTCCAGGGGCACCGCGTGGAGACCCCGCGCAGCCTCGACGAGACCTACGAGCTGCTCGACGCCCACGACGGCTTCGCGTGGATCGGGATGTACCGACCCGGTCCCGCAGAACTCGCGAGCGTCGCGGGGGAGTTCGGCCTGCACCCGCTGGCGGTCGAGGACGCCCTTCAGGGTCACCAGCGCTCCAAGGTGGAGCGGTACGGCGACACCCTCTTCGTGGTGTTGCGGCCCGCGCACTACGACGACGAGCTGGAGCACGTCGACTTCGGCGAATTGCACCTCTTCGTGGGTCCACGTTTCGTGGTGACCATCCGTCATGCCGAATCGCCCAACCTCGCAGCCGTCCGGCAGCGGCTCGAGCGCCAGCCGGAGCTGCTGGAGCTGGGGCCGGAGGCCGTGCTCTACGCGATCCTCGACCGTGTGGTCGACGAGTACGAGCCTGTCGTCGCCGGTATCGAGAACGACATCGACGAGATCGAGGACCAGTTGTTCGGCGATAGCGACGACGACGCTCTCTCGCGCCGCATCTACGAGCTCTTCGGGGAGGTCATCAGCTTCGGGCGTGCCGTGCAGCCGATGGCCGGGATGCTGGAGTGGCTGCGCCGCGGCTACGAGAAGTACGACGTCGACCTCGAGGTGCAGCGCAACCTCCGCGACGTGCTCGACCACGTGATCCGCATCGCGGACCGCATCGAGGGGTTCCGTGCGCTGCTGGACAAGGCACTGACGGTGCACTCGGCCCTCGTCGCCCGCCGTCAGACCGAGGCGAGCCTCGCGCAGAACGACGAGATCAAGAAGATCTCGTCGTGGGCGGCGATCATCTTCGCGCCCGGACTCATCGCGGGCATCTACGGCATGAACTTCGAGAACATGCCCGAGCTGCACTGGGAGTACGGCTACCCGCTCGCCGTCGGCGGCATGGGCGTGTTCGCAGTCGCGCTCTGGGTGATCTTCCGGAAGAAGAAGTGGCTCTGA
- a CDS encoding TM0106 family RecB-like putative nuclease, whose product MRYIEPAGSDSGRVVWSASDLKAAAECEFAWLRQLDARLGRIPAVVEPEDVMLERAARLGTRHELAVLQRYRDEFDDAVVEIPETRSGDEAAMTDAVAATVAALADPGAHVVYQAAFRTDEFVGFADFLVRSNDGAWIVQDTKLARHARVTALMQLAAYVDQLDAAGISRADRVELLLGDGSVSTHRVRDLMPVYRQRRARLRALIADRDLAAGAAGEPLAWGDTRGTLRVVACGRCATCETEVAAHRDLLLVAGMRPVQRERLRASGITTIDELAAASRAPERMSDDVFASLRTQARLQLESPAGVPGPDGTVPVDAVPRYEVVLPQALAALPRRDAGDLFFDFEGDPLYTEGGGDWGIDYLFGWIDPEQQYSALWAHSFADEKAALETFIDFVDLRRRAHPGMHIYHYAPYEPTHLLAMAARHGTREAEVDRLLRDGVFVDLYPIVRRALRVGSRSYSIKKLEPLYMGAQRRTSDVQRGDDSIVRYVEARALLEAGQDDQAQAVLDDLAEYNRDDCVSTLRLRDWLVDRAREAQLFPSADPVMGEAVYEPSFRSVALQRRAAVTDDEADAAALRLGAAAIDYYPREAKTFWASHFLRLREPVSLWEDTRDVVVLDGARTRVVEDWQPGQGRQRALRRRLELRGEPAPGTRLSVGTQPFLVYAAPAPFGEESPRWIHAARAVRIVEALDDGAVVEELAADGETWSDLPIALAPAAPPAAGNQQAAIDAWADALIEADPHFPLDAATDILRRVAPRTATGALTPSVGDDVAAIVRSVVDLDDSYLAVQGPPGTGKTYVGSHVVARLVTERGFRVGVVAQSHAVVEHMLDRIVAAGLSSNLVGKALKDPSQADAVSFTVFEKNALAAFTEDRPGGFVVGGTAWDFSHAGRVPRRSLDLLVIDEAGQFSLASTIAVSRAARRLLLLGDPQQLPQVSQGTHPEPVDESALGWVMDGQAVLPASHGYFLSHTWRMHPALARAVSELSYDGELASAPVTASRALEGVAPGVHPVPVVHAGNAVASPEEAAAVVRIVRDTIGRTWTCHDDGAAVARPLTAADVIVVTPYNGQQVEVENALDAAGLSGIRVGTVDKFQGQEAVVAIVSLAASSGREAPRGLEFLLLQNRLNVAVSRAQFAAYVVFSPDLLDDLPRTPEGVARLSAFARLVGEDEPSPVPTTGMRTGHPGEV is encoded by the coding sequence ATGCGATACATCGAGCCTGCGGGGTCCGACAGTGGGCGCGTGGTGTGGAGTGCGAGCGACCTGAAAGCCGCCGCGGAGTGCGAGTTCGCGTGGCTGCGCCAGCTCGATGCGCGGCTGGGCCGCATCCCCGCCGTCGTCGAACCAGAGGACGTCATGCTCGAGCGTGCGGCGCGACTCGGCACGCGGCACGAACTGGCCGTGCTGCAGCGCTATCGCGACGAGTTCGACGACGCGGTGGTCGAGATCCCCGAGACCCGCTCGGGCGATGAGGCGGCGATGACGGATGCGGTCGCCGCGACCGTCGCCGCTCTCGCTGATCCGGGCGCGCACGTCGTCTACCAGGCGGCGTTCCGCACCGACGAGTTCGTGGGTTTCGCCGACTTCCTGGTGCGCTCGAACGACGGCGCGTGGATCGTGCAAGACACCAAGCTCGCCCGCCACGCGCGCGTCACCGCCTTGATGCAGTTGGCGGCATACGTCGACCAACTGGATGCGGCGGGCATCTCCCGTGCCGACCGCGTGGAGCTGCTGCTGGGCGACGGTTCGGTCAGCACGCACCGGGTGCGCGATCTCATGCCGGTGTATCGGCAGCGCCGCGCGCGCCTGCGCGCGCTGATCGCCGACCGTGACCTCGCCGCAGGCGCGGCCGGTGAGCCGCTCGCGTGGGGAGACACCCGTGGGACGCTACGTGTCGTGGCGTGCGGGCGCTGTGCCACGTGTGAGACCGAGGTGGCCGCGCACCGCGACCTGTTGCTCGTGGCCGGCATGCGGCCCGTGCAGCGCGAGCGTCTGCGTGCCTCCGGCATCACGACGATCGACGAGCTGGCGGCGGCTTCGAGGGCTCCGGAGCGCATGAGCGACGACGTCTTCGCGTCGCTGCGTACGCAGGCCCGTCTCCAGCTGGAGAGTCCCGCCGGAGTGCCCGGACCCGACGGAACGGTGCCCGTCGACGCTGTGCCCCGCTACGAGGTGGTGCTGCCGCAGGCTCTCGCCGCCCTGCCACGACGCGACGCGGGTGATCTCTTCTTCGATTTCGAGGGCGACCCGCTGTACACCGAGGGTGGCGGCGACTGGGGCATCGACTATCTCTTCGGATGGATCGATCCCGAGCAGCAGTACTCGGCGCTGTGGGCGCATTCGTTCGCCGACGAGAAGGCGGCGCTCGAGACGTTCATCGACTTCGTCGATCTGCGGCGGCGCGCGCATCCGGGCATGCACATCTACCACTACGCGCCCTACGAGCCCACGCACCTGCTGGCGATGGCCGCGCGCCACGGCACCCGCGAGGCCGAGGTCGACCGTCTGCTGCGCGATGGCGTCTTCGTCGACCTGTATCCGATCGTCCGCCGCGCATTGCGGGTCGGGTCCCGGTCGTACTCGATCAAGAAGCTCGAGCCGCTGTACATGGGGGCCCAGCGCCGCACGAGCGACGTGCAGCGCGGCGACGACTCGATCGTGCGATACGTCGAGGCACGTGCACTGCTCGAGGCGGGGCAGGACGACCAGGCTCAGGCCGTGCTCGATGATCTGGCCGAGTACAACCGCGACGACTGCGTCTCGACGCTGCGCCTGCGCGATTGGCTCGTCGATCGCGCACGCGAGGCCCAGCTCTTCCCGTCGGCGGATCCCGTCATGGGCGAAGCCGTCTACGAGCCGTCGTTCCGCTCGGTCGCTCTCCAGCGCCGTGCGGCCGTGACCGATGACGAAGCGGATGCGGCAGCCCTCCGCCTCGGTGCCGCCGCGATCGACTACTACCCCCGCGAGGCGAAGACCTTCTGGGCCTCGCACTTCCTTCGCCTGCGCGAACCGGTGTCGCTGTGGGAGGACACCCGCGACGTCGTCGTCCTCGACGGTGCGCGTACGCGCGTCGTCGAGGACTGGCAGCCGGGACAGGGACGCCAGCGTGCGTTGCGTCGCCGCCTCGAGCTGCGGGGGGAGCCTGCACCGGGCACGCGGCTGAGCGTCGGCACCCAGCCCTTCCTCGTGTACGCCGCCCCGGCGCCTTTCGGCGAGGAGTCGCCGCGGTGGATCCATGCGGCGCGTGCGGTGCGCATCGTCGAGGCACTCGATGACGGCGCCGTCGTGGAAGAGCTCGCCGCCGACGGCGAGACCTGGTCCGACCTGCCGATCGCCCTCGCGCCCGCGGCTCCGCCGGCGGCCGGCAACCAGCAGGCGGCGATCGACGCGTGGGCGGACGCGCTGATCGAGGCCGATCCGCACTTCCCGCTGGATGCGGCCACCGACATCCTGCGCCGCGTCGCTCCGCGCACGGCTACGGGAGCGCTCACCCCCTCTGTCGGCGACGACGTCGCAGCCATCGTGCGCAGCGTCGTCGACCTCGATGACAGCTATCTCGCGGTGCAGGGCCCTCCGGGCACCGGAAAGACCTACGTGGGCTCCCACGTCGTCGCACGCCTCGTCACTGAGCGCGGGTTCCGCGTGGGTGTCGTCGCGCAGTCGCACGCCGTCGTGGAGCACATGCTGGATCGGATCGTGGCGGCAGGCCTCTCCTCGAACCTCGTCGGCAAAGCGCTCAAAGATCCGAGCCAGGCGGATGCCGTGTCGTTCACGGTGTTCGAGAAGAATGCACTCGCGGCGTTCACCGAAGACCGCCCCGGCGGCTTCGTCGTCGGCGGGACGGCGTGGGACTTCAGCCACGCCGGCCGCGTTCCTCGCCGCAGCCTCGATCTGCTCGTGATCGACGAGGCCGGACAGTTCTCGCTCGCCTCCACGATCGCCGTCTCTCGGGCAGCGCGCCGCCTGCTGCTGCTCGGCGACCCGCAGCAGCTGCCGCAGGTCAGCCAGGGCACGCACCCCGAGCCCGTCGACGAGTCGGCCCTGGGCTGGGTCATGGACGGGCAGGCGGTTCTGCCCGCATCCCATGGCTACTTCCTCTCCCACACGTGGCGGATGCACCCGGCGCTCGCGCGTGCCGTGTCGGAGCTCTCCTACGACGGCGAGCTCGCCTCCGCGCCGGTGACCGCCAGTCGCGCGCTGGAGGGTGTGGCACCGGGTGTGCACCCGGTTCCCGTGGTGCACGCGGGCAATGCGGTCGCGTCGCCCGAGGAAGCGGCGGCGGTCGTGCGCATCGTCCGCGACACGATCGGCCGCACCTGGACGTGCCATGATGACGGGGCTGCTGTCGCTCGCCCGCTCACGGCCGCTGACGTCATCGTTGTGACGCCCTACAACGGCCAGCAGGTCGAGGTGGAGAACGCGCTCGACGCGGCCGGCCTCAGCGGCATCCGCGTGGGGACGGTGGACAAGTTCCAGGGGCAGGAGGCGGTCGTCGCGATCGTGTCGCTCGCCGCGTCCTCTGGTCGTGAGGCTCCGCGCGGGCTGGAGTTCCTGCTGCTGCAGAACCGGCTGAATGTGGCCGTCTCCCGGGCGCAGTTCGCCGCGTACGTCGTCTTCTCGCCAGATCTGCTCGATGATCTGCCCCGCACCCCCGAGGGAGTCGCGCGGCTGAGCGCGTTCGCTCGCCTCGTCGGCGAGGACGAGCCGTCGCCGGTCCCGACGACGGGGATGCGAACCGGTCACCCGGGAGAGGTATGA
- a CDS encoding LLM class F420-dependent oxidoreductase encodes MEYCVFTEPQEGFGYRDQLAFAQRAEELGFDGFFRSDHYLRMAPGDPLPGPTDAWTTLAGLARETSRIRLGTLVSSVTYRVPGVLAVQVAQVDDMSDGRAELGLGTGWFAQEHAAYGIPFPDKRFGMLEEQLEILTGMWRTPVGETFSFHGEHYRLDESPALPKPVQERVPVIVGGGGPRRTPAIAARYASEFNIGFATDEVIAEKFGTVRAACESIGRDPGSIKLSVALPTIVGRTAPERERRAAAIETDAASFDNGANIIGEPAAVLERVERLRALGADRVYFQLVDMRDLDHLDLLGSEALPQLPR; translated from the coding sequence ATGGAGTACTGCGTCTTCACCGAACCGCAAGAGGGATTCGGCTACCGGGACCAACTGGCATTCGCACAGCGCGCGGAAGAGCTCGGGTTCGACGGGTTCTTCCGCTCCGACCACTATCTGCGGATGGCCCCCGGCGACCCGTTGCCCGGACCCACGGACGCCTGGACGACTCTCGCGGGCCTGGCGCGGGAGACCTCCCGCATCCGGCTCGGCACGCTCGTCTCCTCCGTCACCTACCGCGTTCCGGGGGTGCTCGCCGTCCAGGTCGCACAGGTCGACGACATGAGCGACGGCCGGGCGGAGCTGGGGCTCGGAACCGGATGGTTCGCCCAGGAGCACGCCGCCTACGGCATCCCCTTTCCCGACAAGCGCTTCGGGATGCTCGAGGAGCAGCTCGAGATCCTCACCGGGATGTGGCGGACCCCGGTCGGCGAGACGTTCTCCTTCCACGGCGAGCACTACCGGCTCGACGAGAGCCCGGCACTGCCGAAACCGGTGCAGGAGCGGGTGCCGGTCATCGTGGGCGGCGGCGGGCCGCGACGCACTCCGGCCATCGCGGCGCGCTACGCGAGCGAGTTCAACATCGGCTTCGCGACCGACGAGGTGATCGCGGAGAAGTTCGGCACCGTGCGCGCCGCCTGCGAGAGCATCGGACGCGACCCCGGGAGCATCAAGCTCTCGGTCGCGCTGCCGACCATCGTCGGGCGCACCGCGCCCGAGCGCGAGCGGCGCGCAGCCGCGATCGAGACGGATGCGGCGAGCTTCGACAACGGCGCCAACATCATCGGAGAGCCGGCCGCCGTGCTCGAGCGGGTCGAGCGACTGCGAGCGCTCGGTGCGGATCGCGTCTACTTCCAGCTCGTGGACATGCGCGACCTCGACCACCTCGACCTTCTGGGCTCCGAGGCGCTCCCCCAGCTGCCCCGGTGA
- the upp gene encoding uracil phosphoribosyltransferase, which produces MRLHVADHPLITHKLTVLRDKNTPSPVFRQLTEELLTLLAYEATRNVRVEELEIETPVTSTTGVRISEPRPLVVPILRAGLGMLDGMVKLLPTAEIGFLGMARNEETLQPYTYAERLPDDLSDRQCFVLDPMLATGGSLGAAIDFLFARGAQDVTAICILGAPEGVAKIEELVGDRDVTLVLGALDERLNEKGYIVPGLGDAGDRLYGTV; this is translated from the coding sequence ATGCGCCTGCACGTCGCCGACCACCCGCTCATCACGCACAAGCTCACGGTGCTGCGCGACAAGAACACTCCCTCCCCGGTGTTCCGTCAGCTCACGGAAGAGCTGCTGACCCTCCTCGCATACGAAGCCACGCGCAACGTGCGGGTCGAGGAGCTCGAAATCGAGACGCCGGTCACCTCGACGACGGGCGTGCGCATCTCCGAGCCGCGCCCCCTCGTCGTGCCGATCCTGCGCGCCGGTCTCGGCATGCTCGACGGGATGGTGAAGCTGCTGCCCACGGCCGAGATCGGCTTCCTCGGCATGGCGCGCAACGAGGAGACCCTGCAGCCGTACACCTACGCCGAGCGTCTGCCCGACGACCTCAGCGACCGCCAGTGCTTCGTGCTCGACCCGATGCTCGCCACCGGCGGATCGCTGGGCGCGGCGATCGACTTCCTCTTCGCCCGCGGCGCGCAGGACGTCACCGCCATCTGCATCCTCGGCGCGCCCGAGGGCGTCGCCAAGATCGAGGAGCTCGTCGGCGACCGCGACGTCACCCTCGTGCTCGGCGCGCTCGATGAGCGCCTCAACGAGAAGGGCTACATCGTGCCCGGTCTCGGCGACGCCGGAGACCGCCTGTACGGCACGGTCTGA